From the genome of Plasmodium malariae genome assembly, chromosome: 9, one region includes:
- the PmUG01_09016200 gene encoding DEAD/DEAH box helicase, putative, whose protein sequence is MKYYKWLSLWSSNKLTKKTSFLFYAQQNKFSRIKRKVKSVNGEKNIYFEKKEKTDKDTIYLTTGLIDEKCKGDTNKKTDNQMGKQNLEDNKNEEIKKKKKYEQVRKKLYKKYNYYEIESDPHNICKHDKAYENINELNIHKMLLLGLKKMHIYQLNQMQLNTFLTIQQGKDVIINYPDGSGKTIAYLLPILNNLYFVHDYLEQIILNSYNDTTSERSICNNLIVNNYKCNNNFNVYDEMSNYLLKYTHYKNHVFFEDNTLDINDKMKKDFHLLPPSFDEHNENVFILPTVGRRSKKKKLTIKRNNSNSRSNNSGNNSSNNRSNNSRNSNNARSVFNSNSASSGFMDASCVDLDQNTQLKKVNNISIINKLIEIIKINNVNLSNLNSDNINRQELEKLDNILKYHISGKKESNCEKTANSAECIYRYLTLNPLQINKSVIILTINKDNISQIVNVIKQLDVLDRINVQTLNDVPYVNSAQGVEKAGKEEEEEEEYIRKNHFDLENLQVENVKRLNNSVLCNDQIMWACSDIIVSTPDIFLNSYKDNRSNNNILPSIIIFDEIDMLFQNNAYRNTMMNIFHIIKKRPEIYNPHVDISNQNIENINETIERMLINREVNYGSGSSYNVEDKKRGRNSFDSLNSNFSPSANLQHANCAEAYDETKTEIPQVKKTNGGISSNENVTITASGKYHGEEYAKYKNNSCSATTGSAIAQVADPMNNCYQERDYSKGVREKKEYIPLNQLIYVCSTLPSVGHTTAGSMLAERFNHLIEIVCKGNYKIAKNICTQWVELNREKILNLYLYNSNKYNNDNNSCNTINRSIIHSSNRDNTIGSANLKDFSLSSRINELENSSFEHRLDILIYILKKYHEQTLNFEVYQRSEYSEHSHVDVKKNEKEVREEQVNEKNVSEKQVNEKKRPLDLSSKKKFSLIDKYPIYKTIVFVNSIKDCIKIFSFLKKHNWPVFSFHKNLSLNSRIQNLHKFYYSKVGILITTDLLSRGIDTKNIDHVINFHFPSDAITYIHRLGKMNRLNSHTSSEYGRSRISGNMHTTYSPNGDDCIDDNDKNDKNDDCYNENEQHDDQNHHNVQLTGRNTPSCMHWVKSSQKKVEKMKYHNEDLTDKRKKKKKNFLVTNFISTSNLPLAHSIRNYNNNDLNLLSLFSRKKSFKMKIKRNNDETNKNKYIYVDSVDDVDLDINNHRLNTLLHQMSETNDHRQMNNGHLEGVSSCASTQNNAYVQAPFTVFSLEDDDEEEDDNDSDDKNDDNDKNNDHDERESRYPKAEWNSGTLSADPGEHSIQNSNENAFSTGVRAKNVTKKFDDFTDDHTQNSYTKCTQEYTGKNKKNKLNKIGKNHDNHNADISCNHVKEMYEGKKNFDQNKPIQYPNLRRTANLTIPSWDDVKFDHKKFVVERFKSKDCYLVSQVKRGKLILNNFDNNNDNEDELLF, encoded by the coding sequence atgaaatattataaatggcTTTCTTTGTGGAGTAGCAACAAATTGACAAAAAAAACGTCCTTCCTTTTTTACGCTCAACAAAACAAATTTTCAAGAATAAagagaaaagtaaaaagtgTGAAtggtgaaaaaaatatatatttcgaaaaaaaagaaaaaacagaCAAAGATACAATTTATCTTACCACAGGATTAATAGATGAAAAATGCAAAGGcgatacaaataaaaaaacagatAACCAAATGGGTAAACAAAATTTGgaggataataaaaatgaggaaataaaaaaaaagaaaaaatatgaacaggtAAGGAAAAAACtgtataagaaatataattattatgaaatcGAAAGTGACCCACATAATATCTGTAAGCATGATAAAgcttatgaaaatattaatgagttaaatattcataaaatgttattgttaggtttaaaaaaaatgcatatatatcaATTAAACCAAATGCAATTAAATACTTTTCTAACTATTCAACAAGGAAAAGatgttattataaattatccTGACGGGTCAGGAAAAACCATAGCTTATTTATTACCAATTTTGAATAACCTCTATTTTGTACATGACTACTTAGAACAAATTATTCTAAATAGTTATAATGACACTACTAGCGAGCGAAGCATATGTAACAATTTAAtagttaataattataagtgtaataataatttcaatGTATACGACGAAATGAGTAATTACTTACTGAAATATACtcattataaaaatcatGTATTTTTTGAAGATAATACACTTGACATAAacgataaaatgaaaaaggattTTCATCTACTTCCCCCGTCTTTCGATGAACACAATGAAAACGTATTTATTTTGCCCACGGTAGGTAGGcgatcaaaaaaaaagaaattaacaattaaaagaaataatagtaatagtagaAGTAATAATAGTGGTAACAACAGCAGTAACAACAGAAGTAACAATAGtcgtaatagtaataatgcTAGGTCCGTTTTCAACTCGAACAGTGCTTCCAGTGGATTTATGGATGCTTCATGTGTTGATCTCGACCAGAACACACAActgaaaaaagtaaataacataagcataataaataaattaattgaaataataaaaataaataacgtAAACTTAAGTAACTTAAATAGcgataatataaatagacaagaattagaaaaactggacaatattttaaaataccaTATCTCAGGGAAAAAAGAATCTAATTGTGAAAAGACAGCTAACAGCGCAGAATGTATTTATCGGTACTTAACCCTAAATCCATTGCAAATAAATAAGTCTGTAATTATTCTAACCATAAATAAGGATAACATAAGTCAAATTGTCAATGTTATAAAACAGCTGGATGTTCTAGACAGGATTAACGTTCAAACGTTGAATGACGTCCCTTATGTTAATAGTGCGCAAGGAGTGGAGAAAGCGGgaaaagaggaagaagaggaGGAAGAGTATATAAGAAAGAACCACTTCGATTTGGAAAATTTACAAGTGGAAAATGTCAAACGGCTCAACAATTCAGTGTTATGTAACGACCAAATAATGTGGGCATGTTCAGATATCATAGTTTCGACACCTGACATATTCTTGAACAGCTATAAAGATAAcagaagtaataataatattcttccctccattataatatttgatGAAATAGATATGctatttcaaaataatgcTTACAGAAATACAATGATGAACATTTtccatattattaaaaagagaCCTGAGATTTATAATCCACATGTGGACATAAGTAATCAAAACATAGAAAACATTAATGAAACGATTGAAAGAATGTTAATCAATCGAGAAGTGAATTATGGATCTGGTAGCAGTTACAATGTAGAGGacaaaaaaagaggaagaaaCTCTTTCGATAGTTTAAACAGCAATTTTTCTCCTTCTGCCAATTTACAACATGCAAATTGTGCAGAAGCATATGATGAAACAAAGACAGAAATACCCCAGGTGAAAAAAACTAACGGCGGTATCTCCTCTAATGAAAATGTAACCATTACAGCTAGTGGCAAGTATCATGGTGAAGAATATGccaaatataagaataacaGCTGTAGCGCTACTACTGGTAGTGCTATTGCTCAGGTGGCTGACCCCATGAACAACTGCTATCAGGAGAGAGATTACAGTAAAGGGGTgagggaaaaaaaggagtatATACCGCTGAACCAACTAATATATGTTTGCTCGACATTACCCTCAGTAGGTCACACCACAGCTGGAAGTATGTTGGCCGAAAGATTCAACCATTTGATTGAAATCGTGTGTAAGGGGAACTACAAAATAGCTAAGAACATTTGCACACAGTGGGTGGAGTTAAATAGGGAAAAGATTTTAAATCTGTATCtatataacagtaataaatataataatgataataatagcTGTAATACCATTAATAGGAGCATTATTCATAGTAGTAATAGAGATAACACTATCGGAAGTGCTAATTTAAAGGATTTCTCCCTTTCAAGTAGAATAAACGAATTGGAAAATTCATCCTTTGAGCATAGATTGGATATcttaatttacattttaaaaaaatatcatgaACAAACTTTAAATTTCGAAGTTTACCAACGTTCAGAATATTCTGAACACAGTCATGTTGATGTGAAAAAGAACGAAAAAGAGGTAAGAGAAGAGCaggtaaatgaaaaaaatgttagCGAAAAACAGGTGAACGAAAAAAAGCGTCCTCTTGACCTAtcgagtaaaaaaaaattttccctGATTGATAAATAcccaatatataaaacaatagTTTTTGTTAATAGTATAAAGGActgtattaaaattttttcttttttaaaaaaacataattggccagttttttcttttcataaaaatttatcattGAACTCAAGAATTCAAAACTTACATAAATTCTACTATTCAAAAGTAGGTATATTAATAACTACAGATTTATTAAGTAGAGGTATTGACACAAAGAACATAGATCATGTCATAAACTTTCATTTCCCGTCTGATGCTATTACCTATATACACAGATTAGGTAAGATGAACAGGTTAAACAGTCATACGAGTTCGGAATATGGTAGAAGTCGGATTAGTGGCAACATGCATACCACTTATTCACCAAATGGGGATGACTGTATTGACGACAATGacaaaaatgacaaaaatgaTGATtgttataatgaaaatgaacaACACGATGATCAGAACCACCATAATGTCCAACTGACAGGAAGAAACACACCTAGTTGTATGCACTGGGTGAAAAGCTCtcaaaaaaaagtagaaaaaatgaaataccACAACGAAGATTTAACAGAtaagcgaaaaaaaaaaaaaaaaaattttcttgtTACAAATTTTATCTCTACTTCAAATTTACCCTTAGCTCACTCGATcagaaattataataataatgactTAAATTTGTTATCACTTTTTTCGAGAAAAAAATCTTTtaagatgaaaataaaaaggaataatgaCGAGACTAATAAGAACAAATATATCTATGTTGACTCTGTTGATGACGTAGATCTAGATATAAACAATCATAGACTTAATACACTCCTTCATCAAATGAGTGAGACAAACGATCATAGGCAAATGAATAACGGTCACTTGGAAGGTGTGTCATCATGCGCGAGTACCCAAAACAACGCCTACGTACAAGCCCCCTTCACAGTTTTTTCGCTGGAAGATGATGATGAGGAGGAGGACGATAACGACAGTGATGATAAGAATGACGATAATGATAAGAATAATGATCATGATGAAAGGGAAAGTCGCTATCCCAAAGCGGAATGGAACAGTGGTACGTTGAGTGCCGATCCAGGGGAACATTCTATCCAAAATTCGAATGAAAATGCATTTTCAACTGGTGTACGAGCAAAAAACGTTACGAAGAAATTTGATGACTTCACGGATGATCATACGCAAAATTCATACACAAAGTGTACTCAAGAGTACAccggaaaaaataaaaaaaataaattaaataaaataggcAAAAATCATGATAACCACAATGCGGATATTTCATGCAATCATGTTAAAGAGATGtatgaaggaaaaaaaaattttgatcaGAATAAACCAATTCAATATCCTAACCTTCGTAGAACAGCTAATCTGACAATCCCGTCATGGGATGATGTTAAATTTGaccataaaaaatttgttgtTGAGAGATTTAAAAGCAAGGACTGCTATCTGGTGAGTCAAGTTAAAAGGGGAAAGctaattttgaataattttgataataataacGATAATGAGGATGAACTTTTGTTTTGA
- the PmUG01_09016300 gene encoding dna2/nam7 helicase family member, putative, producing MSEVNTRVLDNFEKLIKLENIYEVKEIQLCYEYLSKEELIEKGILINDLTIKTATKHNDSQNSYILKLVKKKRNVHTNDLSDEENIDNFHHNLFSKGSIVHFSKKRKRYLLGRGKEINSSDVSGVNGKENINASVISEGTNIYVCTVHKIKKNQINLLIRDTAELCKELNVSNTYLLSDKSYFDVCLVNSEISVQRQLNAINLMKKNLENPSDILQILFMGKNPSQHDFLRNILKIFERQEEVQGKGANGESEASQRGGGKREESHLNKYELNHLHNYEDTHLDNYETPPNKSAEVGYCKTDDSSNFVREDYIVNEHNYIYRCNKGEWGNKTLNNNQKKAVYCCLYSNDIFCIHGPPGTGKTTVLCEVLYQLVKRNMKILVSGPSNVSVDNILGKCIDMNIKRVVRMGLKSKIKKELWAYSYDEKIKECDSYKLCEDIDKDIEKLKYEITKMRNKKKTDKSSYFYDRKSIMNLKYEIRLLNKNKKNKKKIFFKELMNKNNIIFSTCSSSSNYELNKYVKFANFLFDVVCIDECCQCTEPLCYIPISFSKKNIFLFGDHKQLAPLIKYDKNNSKLNITLFERLVKKYKNKISFLLNIQYRMNDHILKWSNNIFYHNKLVSHESCKTITVQDIVCYSNQKGKTHSKENKGRKAGREEKGGNKKKNSKQGKKKEKDSARDKNRKEEDEQSEHSVNHTDNSIIQNYSYCPLTWIETDGFDEFLDDTKDVDMKQLEVKGKNSQQVGGQDKTTSRKEVNDLNMENSRTGSAKKDNQKGADIKVGVDKKKGIMNEDQFSICKDKHSVQGRKNNNHDDECMGKRTEKYDITHSASASEKKKRTDPFTSKDKQRGSECHSSDKSLSSDKSLSSDKSLSSDKSLSNDKSLSSDKSLSNDKSYKNVLNQMNDNELNEMVKIDVDDIINLNNKSRSNSGEAYLIYKLVQRMITVDNINVNNICVITPYSKQMNLLRNIFYDNMYNDKNYTSSCKHIEISTVDSFQGREKEIVIISLVCSNYFKNIGFLKDYRRLNVAITRAKRHVVVVGNSNTISNDKVLNDLYETVLNSGKVYLVNELIDVEEMIPE from the coding sequence ATGAGTGAAGTGAATACCAGGGTTCTGGACAATTTCGAGAAGCTAATTAAGttggaaaatatttatgaagtCAAAGAAATACAGCTATGTTATGAATACCTAAGTAAGGAGGAATTAATTGAAAAGGGCATTTTAATAAACGATTTGACCATTAAAACAGCTACAAAACATAATGATAGTCAGAATTCGTATATACTGAAGTTagtgaaaaagaaaagaaatgtGCATACAAACGATTTAAGCGATGAGGAGAATATAGACAACTTTCATCATAACTTATTTAGCAAGGGTAGCATAgttcatttttcaaaaaagagaaagaggTACTTGTTGGGAAGGGGGAAGGAAATTAATAGTAGCGATGTTAGTGGGGTTAATGgcaaagaaaatataaacgcGTCCGTAATTAGTGAGGGtacgaatatatatgtatgcactgttcataaaataaaaaaaaatcaaataaatcTTTTGATCAGGGATACCGCTGAACTGTGCAAAGAATTAAATGTGAGCAATACTTATTTACTAAGTGACAAGAGTTACTTTGACGTATGTTTAGTTAACAGTGAAATATCTGTACAACGACAGCTGAATGCTATTAACTTGATGAAAAAGAATTTGGAAAACCCATCGGACATTTTACAAATACTGTTCATGGGGAAAAACCCTTCTCAGCACGATTTTCTAAGGAacatattgaaaatttttgaaagACAGGAAGAGGTGCAGGGTAAGGGAGCAAATGGGGAGAGTGAAGCGAGTCAGAGAGGAGGGGGTAAGAGAGAAGAATCCCatctaaataaatatgaactAAACCATCTACATAACTATGAAGATACCCATCTGGATAATTATGAAACTCCTCCGAACAAGTCTGCGGAGGTAGGGTACTGCAAGACGGACGATAGCTCAAATTTCGTCAGGGAAGATTACATAGTGAACGAACATAATTACATATACCGGTGTAACAAAGGAGAGTGGGGTAACAAGACTTTGAATAATAATCAGAAGAAGGCTGTGTATTGTTGTTTATACtcaaatgatattttttgtattcatGGTCCCCCAGGTACAGGTAAAACAACAGTATTATGTGAAGTTTTATACCAATtagtaaaaagaaatatgaaaattttggtGAGTGGACCAAGTAATGTTTCAGTAGATAATATTTTAGGGAAATGTATTGATATGAATATTAAGAGAGTAGTTCGTATGGGATTAAagtcaaaaattaaaaaagaattatggGCATATAGTTACGatgagaaaataaaagaatgtGATAGCTATAAATTATGTGAAGACATTGATAAGGatattgaaaaattgaaatacgaaattacaaaaatgagaaataaaaaaaaaacagacaAGTCTTCCTATTTTTATGATCGGAAGAGtataatgaatttaaaatatgaaataaggctattaaataaaaataaaaaaaataaaaaaaaaatattttttaaagaattaatgaacaagaataatattattttttccacaTGTTCAAGTAGTTCTAATTACgaactaaataaatatgtaaaattcgCAAATTTCTTATTCGATGTAGTATGTATTGATGAATGTTGTCAATGTACTGAACCTTTATGTTATATTcctatttctttttccaaaaaaaatattttcttatttggTGATCATAAACAATTAGCacctttaataaaatatgataaaaataacagcaaattaaatattaccTTATTTGAACgattagtaaaaaaatataaaaataaaatttcctttttattaaatatacagTACCGAATGAATGACCATATTCTCAAATGGtcaaataacattttttatcataacaAATTGGTTTCACATGAGTCCTGTAAAACTATAACTGTGCAAGATATTGTTTGCTACTCTAATCAAAAGGGGAAAACTCACTCCAAGGAAAACAAAGGGCGAAAAGCAGGGAGAGAAGAGAAGGGGgggaataaaaagaaaaacagcAAACAGGGAAAGAAAAAGGAGAAGGATAGTGCGCGCGATAAGAATAGAAAGGAAGAGGACGAACAAAGTGAGCACAGTGTAAACCACACGGATAATAGTATCAttcaaaattattcatattgcCCATTAACGTGGATTGAAACGGACGGTTTCGATGAATTCTTGGATGACACAAAGGATGTGGATATGAAGCAGCTGGAGGTGAAAGGGAAAAACAGTCAGCAGGTGGGTGGTCAGGATAAGACTACTTCAAGGAAAGAAGTAAACGATTTGAACATGGAGAACAGCAGAACGGGGTCCGCCAAAAAAGACAATCAGAAGGGTGCAGATATAAAGGTAGGCGTTGACAAGAAGAAGGGGATAATGAACGAGGATCAATTCAGCATTTGTAAGGATAAACATAGTGTGCAGGGAcgcaaaaataataatcatgACGACGAATGTATGGGGAAAAGAACAGAAAAATACGATATAACACACAGTGCAAGTGCTTCCGAAAAGAAGAAGAGAACCGATCCTTTTACTAGTAAGGATAAGCAGAGAGGATCGGAATGTCATAGCAGTGATAAAAGTTTAAGCAGTGATAAAAGTTTAAGCAGTGATAAAAGTTTAAGCAGTGATAAAAGTTTAAGCAATGATAAAAGTTTAAGCAGTGATAAAAGTTTAAGCAATGATAAAAGTTATAAGAATGTATTAAACCAAATGAATGACAACGAACTGAAtgaaatggtaaaaatagATGTAGATGATATTATAAACTTAAATAACAAATCTCGTAGTAACAGTGGTGAAGCgtacttaatatataaactaGTCCAACGGATGATAACAGTAGACaacataaatgtaaataatatatgtgtaataaCTCCTTATTCGAAGCAGATGAATCtgttaagaaatatattttatgataacatgtacaatgataaaaattatactagCTCTTGTAAGCATATCGAAATATCAACTGTTGATTCTTTTCAaggaagagaaaaagaaattgttattatatctttagtctgttcaaattattttaaaaatattggatttttaaaagattatAGAAGGTTAAATGTGGCAATTACTAGGGCAAAAAGGCATGTGGTTGTTGTTGGTAATTCGAATACTATATCCAACGACAAAGTGTTGAACGACTTGTACGAAACAGTGTTGAATAGCGGAAAAGTTTACCTTGTTAATGAATTGATTGATGTGGAGGAGATGATCCCTGAAtga